In a single window of the Pongo abelii isolate AG06213 chromosome 1, NHGRI_mPonAbe1-v2.0_pri, whole genome shotgun sequence genome:
- the TBCE gene encoding tubulin-specific chaperone E isoform X3 — MYPCELCFSCSQLSKLQEVSLRNCAVSCAGEKGGVAEGCPNIRKVDLSKNLLSSWDEVIHIADQLRHLEVLNVSENKLKFPSGSVLTGTLSALKVLVLNQTGITWAEVLRCAMGCPGLEELYLESNNIFISERPTDVLQTVKLLDLSSNQLIDENQLYLIAHLPRLEQLILSDIGISSLHFPDAGIGCKTSLFPSLKYLVVNDNQISQWSFFNELDKLPSLRALSCLRNPLTKEDKEAETARLLIIASIGQLKTLNKCEILPEERRRAELDYRKAFGNEWKQAGGHKDPDKNRLSEEFLTAHPRYQFLCLKYGAPEEWELKTQQPLRLKNQLLTLKIKYPHQLDQKVLEKQLPGSMTIQKVKGLLSRLLKVPVSDLLLSYESPQKPGVEIELENDLKSLQFYSVENGDCLLVRW, encoded by the exons ATATTAGAAAGGTAGATTTGTCAAAAAACCTGTTGTCATCATGGGATGAAGTGATACACATTGCTGATCAGCTCAGACACCTGGAAGTCCTTAATGTCAG tgaaaataaactaaaatttccCTCCGGTTCAGTATTAACTGGAACGCTTTCTGCACTGAAGGTTTTAGTCCTCAATCAAACAGGAATAACGTGGGCTGAG GTGCTGCGGTGTGCCATGGGGTGCCCAGGCCTGGAGGAACTCTACCTTGAGTCTAACAATATTTTCATTTCCGAAAG GCCAACAGATGTTCTCCAGACAGTCAAGTTATTAGACCTTTCCTCTAATCAATTAATTGATGAAAATCAGCTGTATCTGATAGCCCACCTGCCCAG GTTAGAACAATTAATCCTCTCTGACATTGGAATTTCTTCTCTACATTTTCCAGATGCTGGAATTG GGTGCAAAACATCCCTGTTCCCGTCCTTGAAGTACCTTGTAGTAAATGACAATCAGATATCACAA TGGTCATTTTTCAATGAGCTAGACAAGTTACCAAGTCTACGGGCTTTGTCCTGCCTAAGAAACCCCCTGACCAAAGAGGACAAAGAAGCAGAGACAGCCCGTCTGCTCATTATCGCCAGCATTGGCCAGCTGAAGACGCTGAACAAATGTGAG ATTCTCCCCGAGGAGAGGCGGAGAGCTGAGCTTGACTACCGAAAAGcttttggaaatgagtggaaacaGGCTGGTGGACATAAGGATCCGGACAAAAACAGACTCAGCGAAGAATTCCTCACAGCCCATCCCAGATACCAGTTCCTCTGCCTGA AATATGGTGCACCTGAAGAGTGGGAACTCAAAACACAGCAGCCACTCAGGCTTAAAAACCAGCTACTAA CACTGAAGATAAAGTACCCTCATCAACTTGATCAGAAAGTCCTGGAGAAACAACTGCCGG GCTCCATGACAATTCAAAAGGTGAAGGGATTGCTGTCACGTCTTCTCAAAGTTCCTGTGTCAGACCTTCTGTTGTCCTATGAAAGTCCCCAA AAGCCAGGCGTTGAAATCGAGCTGGAAAATGACCTAAAGTCATTACAGTTTTATTCTGTGGAAAATGGAGATTGTCTATTAGTGCGATGGTGA